One genomic window of Salvia miltiorrhiza cultivar Shanhuang (shh) chromosome 4, IMPLAD_Smil_shh, whole genome shotgun sequence includes the following:
- the LOC131020716 gene encoding peroxisomal membrane protein 11C-like isoform X1, with protein MSSLDVARAELALAVLYLNKAEARDKICRAIQYGSKFLSNGEPGTAQNVDKTTSLARKVFRLFKFINDLHGLVSPNAPGTPLPLILLGKSKNALLSTFLFLDQIVWLGRTGIYKNKERTELIGRLSLFCWLGSSVCTTLVEIGEIGRLSGSMKKLEKELKNTNKYKNEQYRTKLQQSNERSLALVKAGMDIVVAVGLLQLSPKKVNARVTGAFGFASSLISCYQVIICLCMNFFKCIMKI; from the exons ATGAGTTCACTGGatgttgccagagcagagcttgctCTTGCTGTTTTATATCTGAACAAAGCCGAAGCAAGGGACAAGATATGCAGGGCAATACAATATGGTTCAAAATTCTTGAGTAATGGAGAGCCTGGAACAGCACAGAATGTTGACAAAACGACTAGCTTGGCTCGAAAAGTTTTTCGATTGTTCAAG TTCATCAATGATCTCCATGGTCTCGTTAGTCCAAATGCTCCAGGAACTCCACTTCCTCTGATTTTGTTGGGAAAG TCGAAAAATGCACTCTTGTCCACTTTCTTGTTTTTGGATCAAATTGTGTGGCTGGGTAGGACCGGCATCTATAAG AACAAAGAGCGCACTGAATTGATTGGAAGGCTATCTCTGTTCTGCTGGCTGGGTTCTTCCGTCTGCACCACCCTGGTCGAG ATTGGGGAAATTGGAAGGCTGTCCGGATCAATGAAAAAGTTAGAAAAAGAGCTGAAGAACACCAACAAATATAAG AATGAACAATACCGAACTAAGCTTCAACAATCAAATGAAAGATCACTCGCTCTCGTCAAAGCTGGCATGGACATAGTCGTTGCCGTTGGTTTGCTTCAACTCTCACCCAAGAAAGTGAACGCTCGTGTAACTGGTGCTTTTGGATTCGCGAGCTCTCTCATCTCCTGCTACCAGGTAATTATCTGCCTCTGCATGAACTTTTTCAAGTGTATAATGAAAATCTAA
- the LOC131020688 gene encoding ATPase GET3A-like, with product MGSSDDMPEGTVKNILEQESLKWVFVGGKGGVGKTTCSSIMSILLANVRPSVLIISTDPAHNLSDAFQQRFTKTPTLVSGFTNLYAMEVDPNVENEDNLSADGADGFMSDLTNSIPGIDEAMSFAEMLKLVQTMDYSVIVFDTAPTGHTLRLLQFPSTLEKGLSKLMSLRSKFGGLFSQMTRMFGVGDDFGEDDVLGKLEGMKDVIEQVNRQFKDPDLTTFICVCIPEFLSLYETERLVQELTKFEIDTHNIIINQVIFDEEVVESKLLKARIQMQRKYLDQFYVLYDDFNITKLPLLPQEVCGVQALQAFSQHFLTQYEACIQRGTLEEVEQRVSALKETLQEAESELERVKKGKQKA from the exons ATGGGTTCGAGCGACGATATGCCGGAGGGCACGGTGAAGAACATTCTGGAGCAGGAGTCGCTCAAGTGGGTGTTCGTCGGCGGCAAAGGCGGAGTCGGCAAGACTACATGCAGCTCAATCATGTCGATTCTGCTGGCCAACGTTAGACCATCTGTGCTCATCATCTCCACCGACCCCGCCCACAACCTCAGCGATGCGTTTCAGCAGAGGTTCACCAAGACCCCCACCCTCGTTTCCGGCTTCACAAACTTGTATGCAATG GAAGTTGATCCTAATGTGGAAAATGAAGACAATCTTAGTGCTGATGGGGCCGATGGGTTTATGTCAGACTTGACAAATTCGATCCCAGGAATCGATGAGGCTATGAGTTTTGCAGAAATGCTCAA GCTAGTGCAGACTATGGATTATTCTGTTATAGTGTTTGATACAGCCCCAACTGGTCACACTCTTCGATTATTACAATTTCCCTCGACATTAGAGAAAGGTCTTTCAAAGTTGATGAGTTTGAGGAGTAAGTTTGGTGGATTGTTCAGCCAG ATGACTCGTATGTTTGGTGttggtgatgattttggtgAAGACGACGTCTTGGGGAAGCTTGAAGGCATGAAAGATGTGATCGAACAAGTAAACAGGCAATTTAAGGATCCC GATTTGACTACTTTCATCTGTGTTTGCATTCCCGAGTTCCTGTCTCTGTACGAAACTGAACGATTAGTTCAGGAGCTTACCAAATTTGAGATAGATACTCATAATATCATTATTAACCAAGTAATTTTTGATGAAGAAG TTGTTGAATCAAAACTGCTCAAAGCTAGAATTCAAATGCAACGGAAGTATCTGGATCAGTTCTACGTGTTGTATGACGACTTCAACATAACTAAGCTGCCATTGCTGCCCCAGGAG GTTTGTGGAGTTCAAGCATTGCAAGCATTTTCGCAACATTTTTTGACACAATATGAAGCATGCATCCAACGAGGGACGTTAGAGGAGGTGGAGCAGAGAGTATCGGCCTTAAAAGAAACGCTCCAAGAAGCTGAATCGGAACTTGAAAGAGTTAAAAAAGGGAAACAGAAGGCTTGA
- the LOC131020650 gene encoding subtilisin-like protease SBT4.14, which yields MSQQLLSNYMHTHVPLICSSPLTMSMNSRRRPPLLLLYVVFASAVAAQENDFYIVFLRDGASSERLLETHLNVLSSLKGSVNEASESLVYSYTKSFNAFAAKLSRDEATKLSNMEEVVSILPNRYHKLHTTKSWEFVGLTPNSRRNSKVESNIIVGLLDTGITPDSDSFKDDGLGPPPAKWKGCCAHSANFSGCNNKLIGAKYFKLDKRPDPDDIMSPLDTDGHGTHTSSTLAGVPVPNANLGGLARGTARGAVPRARVAMYKVCWASSGCADMDILAAFESAICDGVDVISISIGGVTGSYTSDSIAVGSFHAMRKGILTVASAGNDGPNHGSVANHAPWLLTVGASGMDRQFRSNVVLGNGLTLSGVGISTFEPRQKLYPLASGIDTAKSSDTREESRYCLENSMDPNKVKGKLVYCKLGSWGADSVVKSLGGVGTFIESDAFLDAAQIFMAPATMVNSSAGKRINDYIHSTTTPSAVIHRSEEIKIPAPFVASFSSRGPNPGTQHLLKPDITAPGIDILASYTLLKSLTGLKGDTQYSKFTFMSGTSMACPHVAGVAAYVKSFHPNWSPAAIRSAIMTTAKLMSSRVDKDAEFAYGAGQVNPTRAISPGLVYDMDDMSYIQFLCREGYNGTGIGSLVGQGPINCSKLVPVSGEDAINYPSMQLALKSQQEPTVGVFRRTVVNVGAPRSVYNATIRAPAGVEIVVSPATLTFSKALQRRSFKVVVKAKPMPDRVLVLSGSLIWRSSRYTVRSPIAVYNPWAN from the exons ATGTCCCAACAACTCTTGTCAAATTACATGCACACACATGTTCCTCTCATATGCAGCAGTCCTCTTACTATGTCGATGAACAGCCGCCGTCGTCCGCCTCTTCTCCTACTCTACGTCGTCTTTGCAAGCGCCGTAGCTGCACAGGAGAAT GACTTCTACATAGTTTTCTTGAGAGACGGAGCCTCGAGCGAGAGATTGCTCGAGACACACCTCAATGTCCTCTCATCATTGAAGGGAAG TGTGAATGAGGCTTCGGAGTCTCTTGTGTATAGCTACACCAAAAGCTTTAATGCATTTGCCGCAAAGCTGTCTCGAGACGAAGCCACGAAGCTATCAA ATATGGAAGAAGTGGTGTCGATTTTACCCAATCGATACCACAAACTACACACAACCAAGTCGTGGGAGTTTGTTGGACTCACTCCAAACTCAAGAAGGAACTCCAAAGTTGAGAGCAACATCATTGTAGGGCTGCTTGATACAG GAATCACCCCAGATTCCGACAGCTTCAAGGACGACGGCCTCGGCCCGCCACCGGCAAAGTGGAAAGGGTGCTGTGCCCACTCAGCCAACTTCTCAGGATGCAACAA CAAGCTTATTGGAGCAAAGTACTTCAAGCTCGACAAACGGCCCGATCCCGACGACATCATGTCGCCCTTGGACACGGACGGGCACGGAACTCACACGTCGTCTACCCTAGCGGGAGTCCCCGTCCCGAATGCAAACCTGGGCGGCCTTGCACGGGGCACCGCACGCGGTGCAGTGCCCCGTGCTCGGGTGGCCATGTACAAGGTCTGCTGGGCCTCCTCCGGCTGCGCTGACATGGACATCCTCGCCGCGTTTGAGTCTGCCATATGTGATGGTGTCGACGTGATATCCATCTCCATAGGTGGCGTAACCGGGAGCTACACCTCGGACTCAATAGCAGTGGGCTCCTTCCATGCCATGAGGAAAGGGATCCTCACGGTGGCCTCAGCTGGCAACGATGGCCCGAATCATGGCTCCGTTGCAAACCACGCGCCTTGGCTCCTCACCGTCGGGGCTAGTGGGATGGATCGCCAGTTCAGGAGCAACGTCGTGCTCGGAAACGGACTCACGCTATCG GGAGTTGGGATAAGCACGTTCGAGCCGAGGCAGAAGCTGTATCCGCTTGCGAGTGGGATCGACACCGCCAAGAGCTCCGATACGAGGGAGGAGTCGCGCTACTGTCTTGAAAACTCCATGGATCCCAACAAGGTGAAGGGGAAGCTTGTCTACTGCAAACTAGGCTCCTGGGGTGCCGACTCCGTCGTCAAGAGCCTCGGAGGCGTCGGCACCTTCATTGAGAGCGACGCCTTTCTTGACGCTGCGCAGATCTTCATGGCTCCAGCAACCATGGTGAATTCCTCAGCAGGGAAAAGAATCAATGACTACATTCATTCAACAAC AACACCATCTGCAGTTATACACAGATCAGAGGAAATCAAGATCCCAGCTCCTTTTGTAGCTTCATTTTCTTCAAGGGGTCCCAATCCAGGAACACAACATCTTCTCAAG CCAGACATAACGGCTCCTGGGATCGACATCCTAGCGTCGTACACTCTCCTGAAGTCGCTAACCGGACTAAAAGGCGACACGCAGTATTCCAAGTTCACCTTCATGTCCGGTACGTCGATGGCATGCCCTCACGTAGCGGGCGTCGCGGCCTACGTGAAGTCGTTCCACCCCAACTGGTCTCCAGCAGCCATCAGATCTGCCATCATGACCACCG CAAAGCTTATGAGCTCCAGAGTGGACAAGGATGCTGAGTTCGCATACGGGGCGGGGCAGGTTAACCCGACGAGAGCAATCAGCCCTGGGCTGGTGTACGACATGGACGACATGTCATACATCCAGTTTCTGTGCCGTGAAGGCTACAACGGAACCGGCATCGGCAGTTTAGTTGGTCAGGGGCCGATAAACTGCTCGAAACTGGTTCCTGTAAGTGGCGAAGACGCGATCAACTATCCCAGTATGCAACTCGCCCTCAAGAGTCAGCAAGAACCTACCGTGGGAGTTTTCAGGCGGACGGTGGTGAACGTTGGCGCGCCTCGGTCAGTCTACAACGCCACCATCAGAGCTCCGGCAGGGGTGGAGATCGTGGTGAGCCCGGCCACACTCACCTTCTCTAAGGCGCTGCAGAGACGGAGCTTTAAAGTCGTGGTGAAGGCGAAGCCTATGCCCGATCGGGTTCTCGTCCTATCGGGCTCGCTCATATGGAGAAGCTCTCGTTACACAGTGAGGAGTCCTATTGCTGTATATAACCCATGGGCCAATTAG
- the LOC131020707 gene encoding serine/arginine-rich splicing factor RS41-like isoform X1 → MFRHRFMFNSDPVAGFCFVYMEDERDAEDAIRKLDRIEFGRKGRRLRVEWTKQERGSRRPDSSRKSSSSARPSKTLFVINFDPINTRTRDIERYFEHYGKISNVRIRRNFAFVQYEMQEDATRALEETHLSKFMDRVISVEYAIREDDDKRNGHSPDGRGRDASPDRRNYDRRRSPSPYQRDRGSPDYGHGSVPNSRSERRGSPQYGRAESPANDRYNSRSPPPPRERSRSRS, encoded by the exons ATGTTTCGACATAGATTCATGTTCAATTCGGATCCAGTGGCAG GATTCTGCTTCGTCTATATGGAAGATGAGCGGGATGCAGAGGATGCGATCCGGAAGCTTGACAGGATAGAGTTTGGCAGGAAAGGGCGCAGACTTCGTGTTGAGTGGACCAAG CAAGAGCGTGGTAGCAGAAGGCCTGATAGCTCCAGAAAATCTTCTTCCAGCGCACGACCTTCAAAGACTTTATTCGTCATAAACTTTGATCCTATCAATACTAGGACCAGGGACATTGAAAGATATTTTGAGCATTATGGAAAAATATCCAATGTCAGGATCAGAAGAAATTTCGCTTTTGTGCAGTATGAGATGCAGGAAGATGCAACCCGGGCATTAGAGGAGACTCACTTAAG CAAGTTCATGGATAGAGTGATATCAGTGGAATATGCAATTCGGGAGGATGATGACAAAAGAAATGGGCACAGCCCTGATGGAAGAGGGCGTGATGCGTCCCCTGATAGAAGAAACTATGATCGGAGACGTTCCCCAAGTCCCTATCAAAGGGATAGGGGTAGTCCTGACTATGGACATGGATCTGTACCGAATTCTAGGTCAGAGCGAAGAGGCAGTCCTCAATATGGAAGAGCAGAAAGCCCTGCCAATGATAGATACAACAG CCGTTCGCCTCCTCCTCCACGTGAAAGGTCTCGATCTCGATCTTGA
- the LOC131020730 gene encoding RING-H2 finger protein ATL67-like has protein sequence MLGSGMNLITTIIGFGMSATFIVFVCTRLICGRLRRMEAQQMLEIDSRNDLELPEHRINGLEAVVVAAIPTMKFNREAFSSMENTQCSICLSEYQEKEVLRIMPKCGHSFHLCCIDIWLRKQSTCPVCRLSVQESIEAAPPTTPQSSEHSQQWLLPRREAAASMEASSRST, from the exons ATGTTAGGGTCTGGGATGAATCTGATCACCACAATTATTGGGTTTGGAATGAGTGCAACTTTCATTGTTTTTGTCTGCACTAGACTCATCTGCGGGCGGCTCCGCCGCATGGAGGCGCAGCAAATGTTGGAGATTGATTCAAGAAACGATCTTGAGCTG CCAGAGCATCGGATTAATGGCCTCGAAGCAGTAGTAGTTGCAGCAATCCCTACCATGAAGTTCAACCGCGAAGCATTCAGCTCGATGGAAAACACACA ATGCAGCATTTGCTTGTCAGAGTACCAAGAGAAGGAAGTGTTGAGAATTATGCCAAAATGTGGGCATAGTTTCCATCTATGCTGCATTGATATATGGCTTAGGAAGCAGTCTACCTGCCCAGTATGTCGCCTCTCGGTGCAGGAATCCATCGAGGCCGCCCCTCCGACCACGCCTCAATCCTCCGAGCATTCGCAGCAGTGGCTGCTCCCACGTCGCGAGGCTGCAGCTTCCATGGAAGCATCCTCTAGATCCACATAG
- the LOC131020707 gene encoding serine/arginine-rich splicing factor RS41-like isoform X2: MKPIFCGNLDFDARQSDVDRLFRKYGRVDRVDMKSGFCFVYMEDERDAEDAIRKLDRIEFGRKGRRLRVEWTKQERGSRRPDSSRKSSSSARPSKTLFVINFDPINTRTRDIERYFEHYGKISNVRIRRNFAFVQYEMQEDATRALEETHLSKFMDRVISVEYAIREDDDKRNGHSPDGRGRDASPDRRNYDRRRSPSPYQRDRGSPDYGHGSVPNSRSERRGSPQYGRAESPANDRYNSRSPPPPRERSRSRS; encoded by the exons ATGAAGCCTATATTTTGCGGGAATCTGGACTTTGACGCTCGGCAATCCGACGTTGATCGCCTTTTCAGAAAATATGGGAGGGTGGATCGCGTAGATATGAAATCTG GATTCTGCTTCGTCTATATGGAAGATGAGCGGGATGCAGAGGATGCGATCCGGAAGCTTGACAGGATAGAGTTTGGCAGGAAAGGGCGCAGACTTCGTGTTGAGTGGACCAAG CAAGAGCGTGGTAGCAGAAGGCCTGATAGCTCCAGAAAATCTTCTTCCAGCGCACGACCTTCAAAGACTTTATTCGTCATAAACTTTGATCCTATCAATACTAGGACCAGGGACATTGAAAGATATTTTGAGCATTATGGAAAAATATCCAATGTCAGGATCAGAAGAAATTTCGCTTTTGTGCAGTATGAGATGCAGGAAGATGCAACCCGGGCATTAGAGGAGACTCACTTAAG CAAGTTCATGGATAGAGTGATATCAGTGGAATATGCAATTCGGGAGGATGATGACAAAAGAAATGGGCACAGCCCTGATGGAAGAGGGCGTGATGCGTCCCCTGATAGAAGAAACTATGATCGGAGACGTTCCCCAAGTCCCTATCAAAGGGATAGGGGTAGTCCTGACTATGGACATGGATCTGTACCGAATTCTAGGTCAGAGCGAAGAGGCAGTCCTCAATATGGAAGAGCAGAAAGCCCTGCCAATGATAGATACAACAG CCGTTCGCCTCCTCCTCCACGTGAAAGGTCTCGATCTCGATCTTGA
- the LOC131020716 gene encoding peroxisomal membrane protein 11C-like isoform X2 has product MSSLDVARAELALAVLYLNKAEARDKICRAIQYGSKFLSNGEPGTAQNVDKTTSLARKVFRLFKFINDLHGLVSPNAPGTPLPLILLGKSKNALLSTFLFLDQIVWLGRTGIYKNKERTELIGRLSLFCWLGSSVCTTLVEIGEIGRLSGSMKKLEKELKNTNKYKNEQYRTKLQQSNERSLALVKAGMDIVVAVGLLQLSPKKVNARVTGAFGFASSLISCYQLLPSPQKTKTT; this is encoded by the exons ATGAGTTCACTGGatgttgccagagcagagcttgctCTTGCTGTTTTATATCTGAACAAAGCCGAAGCAAGGGACAAGATATGCAGGGCAATACAATATGGTTCAAAATTCTTGAGTAATGGAGAGCCTGGAACAGCACAGAATGTTGACAAAACGACTAGCTTGGCTCGAAAAGTTTTTCGATTGTTCAAG TTCATCAATGATCTCCATGGTCTCGTTAGTCCAAATGCTCCAGGAACTCCACTTCCTCTGATTTTGTTGGGAAAG TCGAAAAATGCACTCTTGTCCACTTTCTTGTTTTTGGATCAAATTGTGTGGCTGGGTAGGACCGGCATCTATAAG AACAAAGAGCGCACTGAATTGATTGGAAGGCTATCTCTGTTCTGCTGGCTGGGTTCTTCCGTCTGCACCACCCTGGTCGAG ATTGGGGAAATTGGAAGGCTGTCCGGATCAATGAAAAAGTTAGAAAAAGAGCTGAAGAACACCAACAAATATAAG AATGAACAATACCGAACTAAGCTTCAACAATCAAATGAAAGATCACTCGCTCTCGTCAAAGCTGGCATGGACATAGTCGTTGCCGTTGGTTTGCTTCAACTCTCACCCAAGAAAGTGAACGCTCGTGTAACTGGTGCTTTTGGATTCGCGAGCTCTCTCATCTCCTGCTACCAG TTGCTCCCATCACCACAGAAGACAAAGACTACTTGA